Genomic DNA from Scatophagus argus isolate fScaArg1 chromosome 15, fScaArg1.pri, whole genome shotgun sequence:
GATATTTGTGGGTGAATCCCATGGGAATGAATGAACCTGTGACCTCCAGGGGAACCATTAATTAATCTGCAACTCCCAATTTGGACTGAATAAACATAATCTCACCAAGATAAATACTATATCGGTGTTTCTCTTTAGCCGTAAtgccatttttttaatgtaccCTTGTATTTAACTCTTCTGCCtattaatgtacagtatttaaagCATCTGAATGACAAAAATTTCAATGTGTTCAAaggatttaatgttttttgtgttttctatgCCTTTAAACAGAATATTACCAAGTAATCTATGACTATGACTGacataatttttttccccttctcccTCCATTCTCCCATTTCCCATCTGCCTTTCAAAACTcaaccctcctcctcttctgccagAGACTAATAGACAAGTCTAGAGTAACATGTGTGAAATGGGTGCCAGGCTCTGAGAGCCTGTTCCTGGTCTCTCATGCCAGTGGGAATATGTACCTGTACAACGTGGAGCATACTTGTGGTACCACAGCACCACACTACCAGCTGCTTAAACAGGGAGAGAACTACTCTGTACACACTTGTAAGAGTAAATCTACGCGAAATCCCCTCCTTAAATGGACAGTGGGTGAGGGGGCTCTGAATGAGTTTGCCTTCTCTCCAGATGGGAAGTTCCTAGCCTGTGTTAGCCAAGATGGCTTCCTGCGAGTCTTCAACTTTGATGCGGTTGAGCTTCACGGCACCATGAAGAGCTACTTTGGtggcttgttgtgtgtgtgctggagccCTGATGGAAAGTACATAGTTGCAGGTGGAGAGGACGATCTAGTGACTGTGTGGTCGTTCTTGGACTGCAGAGTCATCGCCCGAGGTCATGGGCACAAGTCATGGGTGAGTGTGGTGGCGTTTGACCACTACACCACCAGCGTGGAAGAAAGTGACCCAATGGAGTTCAGTGGCAGCGATGAGGACTTCCAGGATCAGATGATCCACTTTGGACGAGACCGGGCCAACAGCACGCAGTCTCGACTCTCCAAGCGCAACTCCACAGACAGCCGGCCTGTTAGTGTCACATACCGGTTTGGCTCAGTGGGCCAGGACACTCAGCTGTGCCTATGGGACCTCACTGAGGACATCCTTTTTCCCCATCTTCCGCTTTCACGGACACGAACACACACTAACGTGATGAATGCTACCAGCCCCCCTGCGGGTGCTACAATAATCACTAACACCTCTAGTAACACTACTAATGGAAACAACAGTGGTGCCAATACTCCTGGCATTAACTCCCTCTCTACTACATTACCACGCTCCAACAGCCTACCCCATTCAGCCGGCACCACAACAACTGCAAACAATACCAACAAGGCTGGGagtggtggtggcggtggcaTCGGCAGTGGTATTATGGACAGTGCCATCGCTACAGGTGTGAGTAAGTTCGCCACACTGTCACTCCATGATCGGAAGGAGCGCCACCACGACAAGGACCACAAACGCAATCACAGCATGGGCCACATCAGCAGCAAGAGCAGCGACAAGCTCAACATGctgacaaaaaccaaaacagaccCTGCTAAGACTCTGGGCACTCTGCTGTGTCCGCGCATGGAGGATGTGCCCCTCCTTGAGCCCCTCATCTGTAAAAAGATAGCACACGAGAGACTGACTGTACTCATATTTTTAGAGGACTGTTTAGTGACTGCTTGTCAGGAGGGATTTATTTGCACATGGGCAAGGCCAGGCAAAGTGGTAAGTTCTTTTTAATGTAGGAAATGTGGGGGGAAGTTGAAGTGATATGACAATTTTTTAGCTGTCCTAAAATCAGGTGGTGGGctgtaagtaaaaaaaaaaaatcaagactTATTctgaaagaataaaattaattatggacatttggaaaacaatttttatcttttatagTCAGATTGTCACTCTCTGCAGGCAGGCAAGTAACATATCAGACTTTGTTTAATGTACATTTGCTTTCCAGTGACCTATTTATGCCCAAGTTTCAAATATAACCAATGCTATGAAAATATTCCAGTCTGGTTATATAATACATTCTGATAAGGAGGATTTCCTATGTAGAACTGTGAGGGGAAAGAAGACATTAATCCATATGAAGCGTGTTCATTGGTTCATCATAATCATCTCACAATGCACAGCAGCATAGCTCAGAAGTCATCTGCATACACTCACATTTCAGCTTTTATGCAAATGGCTCTGTACCTGCACAGTGAgtctctgcagtttctcacaTGCTTACAGCTTAATGTGTGTATACACCCTTGTATACTTcccttttgtctgtgtgttttgagagATTTTGCTAGAACGAGGCACATAAACGTCTGCGCCTGGAACGTACAGGCAGTCTGAAGGCTAGTTAGTCCAGAGAGATTGTTTCAAGTCTGTTTAAACCAGAAACAGAGATTTAACAAATGCCAGAGACAAAGATACCATTGAAATATTATCAAATGTaagaaataagtaaaaaaatCAGTGCAAAAATATAATTGCAGTGCAATTATATTCAGTAACGAAGaagaagttaaaaagaaaacagatgtgaTTGTGTAATAGCAAGTGCAATAACAGTATAAGATTTAGCAGTTTGGTAAGTTTGccctgttttttaaaaaaaatgataataaaatctGGCCATGTACCTTAGAAGTGCCTTGATCAAGCAAACCTCTCGAAGACATCATTAGTGTTACACTGTAAGCTCATCGCCCACTTTTGACTGCTGTGCACAggctttttaattaaattcagaGGGCCGGGATATGAAAAGAAGCGGCTAGAGGCTAATTTTAATGAGCTATCtgttgcttgattttttttttatttttattcttttttttttatttattttttttttttgctacagTATGTGAACTTTCCCAATGCAAAtctccttgttttcctttttccaggGTTTATTGTCATCCCAAAACCAAGCCAGCTCTCCCAGTGGAACAGTAGTATAGCCACAATATTTCTGCTGCTAAAGAACCCTGCAACCCAGAGTCTGATGCTGCTCTTCACCCTGCAAGCATTGCAAGTTTTCCTTTACTTTGAtacccctcccctccctccccaccccccGATTTTGTTAATggcttttctgttcttttggtTTATCACTCACTTGACCTAGTGGAGGAATGAAGCAAGAAAAGCTGTGGTGCAATGGTGGACTATTGTGCTAATGTGCTATTGTTCTCTGgagttttaacacattttagaGTTTTAAAATTCAATCTTTGTTTCTTGTCAAATCTCATCAGACTGTTGTCCCTTTTTGGAAATAAAGCTTTGGCTTTGTTAGATGCAAACCAGACAATTGTGGCTTGAgattaaagggatagttcatttaattttcataatCCATGTCCCTCCTCCTTTTAAACTGTGTTGTAGCCCAGTCTTCAGGGTTACTGACTAAAATATGACTTTGGGTGAACTATCCTTTTATGACCAAGTGCGTGAGCATCTGAAAATTTTGCATCCATACACATTCACCTAccacttctgtcttttcttgAGTAGAATCTCCCCATTATGACTTTGCACTGATTTTGTtagttattgttgttgtttgttttgtttgtttggtttttttttttactaatggaacaaaaaaaagagggtTGAGGACTGCCTTGTTGCACTTGGCTTTAACATCCTCAGTCTTGAAATCTGAGTCTATAAAGCTGGACGCTGCAATCATagtctttttaaagaaaaaaaaatgtttgcacttAAATTAGTTTATTAGAAGAAAATGGCTTTACATTTTTGGGTGTGCTCAGAACTCACAGATGGCTAATACAGTAGGtgaagaaaatgataaaaactattaaaaccTTTATCTATtgagcatttattttaatataatttcagATTCAAATCTGCTCTGTATCATAATGTGTATATTGTAATTAATTGATTTGATGGGGGCCTAAGCAAACTACCATTACTCCAGTGGAAGTTTTGTCATTGATAGTTATATTTCTAAAGCCTAAAGTAtacatattaataatattaaaataatcttGAATACACCgttttctgttctccttttgTCATGTGCACTGTATTTACATAACAAAGCTGCAATGTCTCAGTGTGATAATCAATCAGTGTTAATGCCATGAAGAATTCAGTGACCCTTGCACCAAAGGGAAAGTTAGCGAAGttgatacatttttataaacggataacattttatatttcccactttattattcatttaaaaaaaaaatattttttcagttaTGCAGACAGTGTGAAAGAGAGTTAAGTGTTTGTAATGCAGGATAATGACAACATAGACatttctgacacacactgacgtGTAAAATAGTCAGCCCAATAAAATACAGACGGAGTCACAGTCCATTTTAATGAGCTCATAGCTATGAATGAAGTGGTTGCCAGTTTGTCAGAAGGTATGAGGGTACTGGTGAAGCCACATTCTGAACAAAGCATTTAAAGAAAGGGTTCAGGACTTTTTAAAGGCCCCATCTGCAAATACAGATGTTTTCACATACATGAGTGATGTGAAAGGTGAGTCAGTTTTTCGCTGTCTGTTCAAACTCTGTTTTGTTACTCACTGGCGGCCACTTAATTACGCTACAATTGAATTACAGTGTCACTGTGCCTTTCGGATAATTCTCCAAAGACAACTGAGTAATTGTGAAGCACTTGGTGTGAATGTGGTTGTTGTTTACCTTCGTGCAGGAAGACTGTTGCCCTTCGAATCAGTTGATTCGGAGCTGTTGAAAAGATATCACAGGTTTACAGTGCCCTTGTTGTTTATGTCAATTGCTCTACAATTTTGAATCACATCTGATTAATTAAAGTCAGcagttttattatttgtctGCTTTGCAAGATTGCAACAGCAATTTCCAAGTCCTGCCATAAATTCTAGACTAGATTTGGTCTGAACTCTGACTCTACCCCTTCAGGACATTAACAGTAACCATAGTGCggtttcacattttcttgtaTCCTGTCCCAGAATTGGACTTAAATCAGTTTAATGGAGAGGATACAGTTTTCAATCAGCTGTTGGATCCTCCATATTTATCCTTCATGTCACACCTGATCTCATTCAACTTGTATTTGTACTTATGTCCATTCTCAGAGATATGGGTCCACTTTTACATTCAAGTATTTTCCTCATTTAACCATTTGTGAGTGAAAGTAGTAAAATTAACACAACCAGAACAAGTTCTATCAAGGGTGTGACTACTTTTTTAAAGGCACTAACCACCTGgtaaacactgacatgtctTATTGCTTACCTTGTGTGATAGGCTCAGAATAAAGTACATTTCTAAACAGATATGAAGGTGTAACACCTGACTAGGTCACAAAAAACTCATGACTACACTACACTCTCAATCCAACATAATGACAGATTGTTTATATGATATCACATTGAATTTTGTCATAAAAGTGAGGGTTAAACAGTTTGGTGTAGCAGTCATAACTGGTAAAATGACAGGCTTGGCGGTCTTGTTTTACTCAAGCGTGGTTGTGTTGCCTTACGGATTTCAGAATCAGGCCTGTCCAAACATTGTCCTCTCAGTTAATCGGGTCTGTCCTGTTTTAACAGGCAAGTTTTGATCAATCGCTTTAGTGTTTTTGGCGCTCAGTATCCTCCGTGTTTCCTATCCAGAGGTGGCATGTAGTAGGTCTTGAAAGCTGCATGGCGTGACTCATCGCGGGGCTGTGAAGGGAGGAAATGCAACATGAATGCCAAATCAAAGCCTTTTGATGAAAGACACCCTGGTTtgacatttctcatttttttccttcgttctgcatttttgaaaaagatCTTGATGCTTAAACCAAACCTGTCAGATGTGTTTTGCTTAATTTCACAGATCGAAAATGTGAAAAGCCTCATGTCTGAGTAGCACTATTGCATTTACCTTGACCAACCGTGACTGGCACTTTTTCGATGTGATGGCTGGCAGTGTGCCTCGGTGGGTGACAGTAAATGTAGGCACAGTGGAGGAGATCTGTGGTCCTGGTACGACCATGTTGAGCTTGGGCAGCTCTGCAGGATAATGCGGGATGTTCCGTCTGACGAGGGGCTCTGCTGCATGCTTCATGTtgtgctgaagaagaaaaatgacgATGGTATCGGTTGTATTCATACTGGACGTTTCactttaattaactttaatGTTGATCTGCAGAAAATAGGCTTACGCTCAGCAAAGGTGTTTGCCTTGTGTGTCTTCCCCTCAGCTGTTTGCCAAGTCTGGCTGGACGCCACATGTGGTCCAAGGAGCCGTGTGTCCCACTACTTTCCACTCCATCTATAGTCCCAGAAAGTCTGTGAAGAGTCTCCGCTTTCTTCTCTGCCAGCCTTGGAGATAAAAAGCAAGACTTCTATTATAAATGACAGGAcattattatataaaaataaaatcctgggAATTTATGTCAAGCAAATTTGATTCAAAAGTTGCAAGGAATCGTTCCCTATTTGCATGGCCTACCTGATTTCCCTAAAGTATGTGTGCCGCAGGGATGTTTCTGCAGTGATGCGTTCATCGGGGTCATAGGCAAGCATCTGATAGAGCAATGACAGAGCTGGAGCCGGGCAGCTAGGGATTAAGCGTGAAATACCGGTGCCTTTCTTAGGGGCGAAGTTGAAATGCATTGCTCTAGACCTgagagacattaaaaaaaaaataagtcttGTTTTCTAAGCATACAAACATGGTGGCAATTTATGTGTACAGCTTCTGTAACAAAGACAACATATCTTAAGGAGGAGCGCCTACTGTTTGAACTTTTGGAGGATGCTTGGATCTGGCGTCCCCAGCACATTGTGAATCTTGGAAACCTGGTCCAACTCATTAGTTCCAGGGAAGAGAGGattcaaactgaaacacacaagtTTACGACATTCTGACTTCCACAACAAAGATTTTCACACATCATGTGTCTGACATTTGTCAAGCCTGCGGTGGCAGACAAATAGCAAAAGCTAAATTCACACATAAATGTTATGTTGTAATTATTCATGTGATTAAGTAAAACCAATCATGTGTTATGAACTCATTAATTATTGTCTCGTTTAAGAACTTCAGGTGAAAATGTTGCGCCCTTCATCTGCAGAGGTACCTCATTATCTCGAAGAAGACACAACCGGCACTCCAGATGTCCATCTTTAAGCTGTAGTACCCATCGGTGAGGAGGCACTCTGGGGCTCTGTACCAGCGCGTGGAGATATACTCTGTGTGCGGGGGTTTGGAGTACACACTCCGACACGAGCCGAAGTCGCCAAGCTTCAGACCATTTTGctgcaaaataaattttaaaatgagtaTGACTCAGAACCagattttgttgtctttctgtaaAGCAAATTGTGAGAATGATGCATCTCACTTTGATGAGGATGTTCTCTGGCTTCACATCTCTGTGAAAGATCCCACAGCTGTtcaaaaacagagacacattgGGGAAAACATTGTGAATATACAAAATgtagtgttttatttatttattcatgtgaagTGAAGCACTTTCATGATTACCTGTGCATGTGTTCAAGTGACTTGCAAAGCTGGTACATGTAGAGCTTTATTGTATGGTCAGGTAGTGGCGTTTCCCGTCCTGCAAGGAATAACATGACGGGACATAATTCACCCAAAGCTTTGCAGAAAGATGAGATTTTCATCTTACCAGCTCACCCTTATAATGACTTATTAAATGCTTGTTATACTTGCAGACTTACCTTGTATGAGCTCATAGATGTTCATCTCCATCAGCTCACAAATCAGAGACACAGTTCCAGTTTCTTTGtcactgaaacattttgttaGATTAATATAATCTGCCACATAAAACTAGCTTGAGGCAATACAATCACTTAACAACAGATGACACTTCAATACTCACAAAATCAGTTCATGCAGCTGGATGATATTTGCATGAGGGCTCAGTCTCTTCATTGCCTGGACTTCCCGCAGGTTGTTGGCCTGCTCCAGGCTTGATGACAGAGAACACACAGCATtggcacattttatttaaaaggtgtatatttaaatgtattgtgaAAATGCATGTCCGCTTACTTCACCTGAAAAATTTTGCTGTGAGGATGAAGACCAGTGGGTCACTttaattttcacagttttatatGACCGTAATGTAATGCATATCTACTTCTGTAACAATTTAATAAAGCAAACGATAGGACAGATTCAAAGGACACGGTCATGCACAGACAACTCATACTTCAAGCAGTGACATCTATTGTAACCTCATCACTACAAGGTCAAAGGCAGAGTAAGCTGACATCTAATAGGATACTTAAAGCAAAGGAGTGTCAAACAGCTGACTCAAGTTTCAAAGGTCCATACACAACAGAGTACGGTGCATGTGCACCACTACGAGCCTGTACACAGGACATTTTGTTGCACAATACACACCTATTAATTGTCTGCTTCATTGTTTTACATGCGTAGAACTTCCCATCTTTAAGGCTCTGAGTTTTCAGCACCTCTGAAAATGTGCCCTCTCcgattttctttattaatttgTAGCCtgcacaataataaaaaaaaag
This window encodes:
- the wdr20a gene encoding WD repeat-containing protein 20 isoform X1, with the protein product MLISKMAAEGGGKEMNEIKTQFTTREGVYKLLTHSEYSRPNRVPFNSQGSNPVKVSFVNVNDQSGNGDRICFNVGRELYFYIYKGVRKAADLSKPIDKRIYKGTQPTCHDFNHLTATAESVSLLVGFSAGQVQLIDPIKKETSKLFNEERLIDKSRVTCVKWVPGSESLFLVSHASGNMYLYNVEHTCGTTAPHYQLLKQGENYSVHTCKSKSTRNPLLKWTVGEGALNEFAFSPDGKFLACVSQDGFLRVFNFDAVELHGTMKSYFGGLLCVCWSPDGKYIVAGGEDDLVTVWSFLDCRVIARGHGHKSWVSVVAFDHYTTSVEESDPMEFSGSDEDFQDQMIHFGRDRANSTQSRLSKRNSTDSRPVSVTYRFGSVGQDTQLCLWDLTEDILFPHLPLSRTRTHTNVMNATSPPAGATIITNTSSNTTNGNNSGANTPGINSLSTTLPRSNSLPHSAGTTTTANNTNKAGSGGGGGIGSGIMDSAIATGVSKFATLSLHDRKERHHDKDHKRNHSMGHISSKSSDKLNMLTKTKTDPAKTLGTLLCPRMEDVPLLEPLICKKIAHERLTVLIFLEDCLVTACQEGFICTWARPGKVGLLSSQNQASSPSGTVV
- the wdr20a gene encoding WD repeat-containing protein 20 isoform X2 — encoded protein: MYLYNVEHTCGTTAPHYQLLKQGENYSVHTCKSKSTRNPLLKWTVGEGALNEFAFSPDGKFLACVSQDGFLRVFNFDAVELHGTMKSYFGGLLCVCWSPDGKYIVAGGEDDLVTVWSFLDCRVIARGHGHKSWVSVVAFDHYTTSVEESDPMEFSGSDEDFQDQMIHFGRDRANSTQSRLSKRNSTDSRPVSVTYRFGSVGQDTQLCLWDLTEDILFPHLPLSRTRTHTNVMNATSPPAGATIITNTSSNTTNGNNSGANTPGINSLSTTLPRSNSLPHSAGTTTTANNTNKAGSGGGGGIGSGIMDSAIATGVSKFATLSLHDRKERHHDKDHKRNHSMGHISSKSSDKLNMLTKTKTDPAKTLGTLLCPRMEDVPLLEPLICKKIAHERLTVLIFLEDCLVTACQEGFICTWARPGKVGLLSSQNQASSPSGTVV
- the LOC124071429 gene encoding MAPK/MAK/MRK overlapping kinase-like isoform X3; translated protein: MKQTINSLEQANNLREVQAMKRLSPHANIIQLHELIFDKETGTVSLICELMEMNIYELIQGRETPLPDHTIKLYMYQLCKSLEHMHSCGIFHRDVKPENILIKQNGLKLGDFGSCRSVYSKPPHTEYISTRWYRAPECLLTDGYYSLKMDIWSAGCVFFEIMSLNPLFPGTNELDQVSKIHNVLGTPDPSILQKFKQSRAMHFNFAPKKGTGISRLIPSCPAPALSLLYQMLAYDPDERITAETSLRHTYFREIRLAEKKAETLHRLSGTIDGVESSGTHGSLDHMWRPARLGKQLRGRHTRQTPLLSHNMKHAAEPLVRRNIPHYPAELPKLNMVVPGPQISSTVPTFTVTHRGTLPAITSKKCQSRLVKPRDESRHAAFKTYYMPPLDRKHGGY
- the LOC124071429 gene encoding MAPK/MAK/MRK overlapping kinase-like isoform X1; protein product: MMHYSNWLIGVKNRASLRNACKIPPNSDCNNRGNIVDVRNNNPLPNEKTSELMVTTHLWKKGYKLIKKIGEGTFSEVLKTQSLKDGKFYACKTMKQTINSLEQANNLREVQAMKRLSPHANIIQLHELIFDKETGTVSLICELMEMNIYELIQGRETPLPDHTIKLYMYQLCKSLEHMHSCGIFHRDVKPENILIKQNGLKLGDFGSCRSVYSKPPHTEYISTRWYRAPECLLTDGYYSLKMDIWSAGCVFFEIMSLNPLFPGTNELDQVSKIHNVLGTPDPSILQKFKQSRAMHFNFAPKKGTGISRLIPSCPAPALSLLYQMLAYDPDERITAETSLRHTYFREIRLAEKKAETLHRLSGTIDGVESSGTHGSLDHMWRPARLGKQLRGRHTRQTPLLSHNMKHAAEPLVRRNIPHYPAELPKLNMVVPGPQISSTVPTFTVTHRGTLPAITSKKCQSRLVKPRDESRHAAFKTYYMPPLDRKHGGY
- the LOC124071429 gene encoding MAPK/MAK/MRK overlapping kinase-like isoform X2, yielding MRRLRLKGMHCYKLIKKIGEGTFSEVLKTQSLKDGKFYACKTMKQTINSLEQANNLREVQAMKRLSPHANIIQLHELIFDKETGTVSLICELMEMNIYELIQGRETPLPDHTIKLYMYQLCKSLEHMHSCGIFHRDVKPENILIKQNGLKLGDFGSCRSVYSKPPHTEYISTRWYRAPECLLTDGYYSLKMDIWSAGCVFFEIMSLNPLFPGTNELDQVSKIHNVLGTPDPSILQKFKQSRAMHFNFAPKKGTGISRLIPSCPAPALSLLYQMLAYDPDERITAETSLRHTYFREIRLAEKKAETLHRLSGTIDGVESSGTHGSLDHMWRPARLGKQLRGRHTRQTPLLSHNMKHAAEPLVRRNIPHYPAELPKLNMVVPGPQISSTVPTFTVTHRGTLPAITSKKCQSRLVKPRDESRHAAFKTYYMPPLDRKHGGY